Proteins encoded together in one Formosa sp. Hel3_A1_48 window:
- a CDS encoding SurA N-terminal domain-containing protein — translation MAVLNKIRQRSIFLIIIIALALFSFIIGDIYQNLGSSSANDSAIAVVNGEDIERDDFMAKVENAQRQSGGSMTNTQAMNRVWESELRAKVMQSQYDAVGISVERDHMRDLLKQNLTSFEEFNNEAGFFDEDKLNEFIANLKAISPETTTLGGTPINYQSWTTFEQNVAVSGVQQTYFNLVKAGIIGTLTEGELDYQLENNKVDLKYVQIPYSAVPDSLIEVKKSEIKAYMKRFPKKYEVEDSRDLIYVEFKEEASLADEQAIQDNLNTLIDDRKEYNEAAKANETVVGFKNTKDHAAFVNANSAQKFNDTYVFRSSFSSEIADKITELNVGDIHGPYKEGNFYKLTKMVAKKDIADSTKVRHILIPFVGGARADVTVTKTDAQAKATADSIYKVLRRSRSKFKSLLSLSSDKVSNEKEGVIEFAYTDGFAPEFKAYSFENPKGSLGVVRTDFGYHVIEVLDQGQKQDAFKVATIAQEIEPSVETIDEVFKNKSKFEIAVADADFKSIAEENKYNVRTVNSVKELEENIPGIGAQRAIVRWAFEDGVQEGDFKSFSTTAGGFVVVKLTGVNEAGLMSIQDGSVTALPEVRKEKKAAYIIDRITASTLEDIAAAEGQTVKTAVAVNMKNPTLSGAGREPLVIGTAFGLKEGETSELIEGNAGVYAVQVTKRTDATALTSYQAAANRVGQAKESAVNTQLYNALKDAAEIEDNRAVFY, via the coding sequence ATGGCAGTATTAAATAAAATAAGACAACGATCTATTTTTCTTATCATTATCATTGCACTCGCATTGTTCTCATTTATTATTGGGGATATTTATCAAAATCTTGGTTCATCTTCTGCGAACGATTCGGCAATTGCTGTTGTCAACGGTGAAGATATTGAACGCGATGATTTTATGGCGAAAGTTGAAAATGCACAAAGACAATCTGGAGGTTCAATGACCAACACCCAAGCGATGAATCGTGTTTGGGAAAGTGAACTCCGTGCAAAAGTAATGCAGTCGCAATACGATGCTGTTGGAATATCTGTTGAGCGGGATCATATGCGAGACTTATTAAAACAAAATCTTACTTCTTTTGAAGAATTTAATAACGAAGCAGGGTTTTTTGATGAAGACAAACTGAACGAATTTATTGCTAACCTCAAGGCAATATCCCCTGAAACTACAACATTAGGAGGGACGCCAATCAACTACCAATCATGGACAACTTTTGAACAAAATGTTGCTGTTTCTGGAGTGCAACAAACGTATTTTAACTTGGTGAAAGCAGGAATTATTGGAACATTGACAGAAGGCGAATTGGATTACCAATTAGAAAACAACAAAGTAGATCTTAAGTATGTGCAAATCCCGTATTCAGCTGTACCTGATAGCTTAATTGAGGTTAAAAAATCTGAAATAAAGGCGTACATGAAGCGCTTTCCTAAAAAATATGAAGTTGAAGATTCAAGAGATTTAATATACGTTGAATTCAAAGAGGAGGCTTCTCTTGCTGATGAGCAGGCTATCCAAGATAACTTAAACACTTTAATTGATGATCGGAAGGAATATAACGAAGCAGCGAAAGCTAATGAAACTGTAGTTGGATTCAAAAACACAAAAGACCATGCGGCTTTTGTGAACGCAAATTCGGCGCAAAAATTCAATGATACCTACGTTTTCAGATCTTCTTTTTCATCTGAAATAGCAGACAAAATTACTGAGCTAAACGTGGGGGATATACATGGCCCTTACAAAGAAGGCAACTTTTATAAATTGACTAAAATGGTTGCAAAAAAAGACATTGCTGATTCTACTAAAGTAAGACATATTTTGATCCCCTTTGTAGGCGGTGCTCGTGCCGATGTGACGGTGACCAAAACTGATGCCCAAGCCAAAGCCACGGCAGATAGTATTTATAAAGTATTAAGAAGAAGTCGTTCCAAATTCAAGTCTTTATTGTCTTTGTCTTCAGACAAAGTAAGCAATGAAAAAGAAGGGGTTATCGAATTTGCGTATACCGACGGATTTGCACCCGAATTTAAGGCCTATTCTTTTGAAAATCCAAAAGGAAGTCTTGGGGTCGTACGAACCGACTTTGGGTATCACGTTATCGAAGTTTTGGATCAAGGCCAAAAACAAGATGCATTTAAAGTAGCGACTATAGCTCAAGAAATTGAACCATCAGTTGAAACTATAGACGAGGTCTTTAAAAACAAATCTAAATTTGAAATCGCAGTGGCTGATGCTGATTTTAAATCAATAGCAGAGGAAAACAAATACAACGTTCGTACAGTAAATAGTGTTAAGGAGTTAGAAGAAAATATACCTGGTATTGGCGCACAACGCGCTATTGTACGCTGGGCTTTTGAAGATGGTGTTCAAGAAGGAGATTTTAAAAGTTTCAGTACTACCGCTGGAGGTTTTGTAGTCGTTAAGCTAACAGGTGTAAATGAAGCAGGACTCATGTCTATTCAAGATGGATCGGTTACTGCACTTCCTGAGGTTAGAAAAGAGAAGAAAGCGGCATACATTATAGATCGAATTACTGCATCAACTCTAGAAGATATCGCTGCTGCAGAAGGACAAACAGTAAAAACTGCAGTTGCAGTAAACATGAAAAACCCAACCCTTTCTGGCGCGGGTCGTGAGCCATTGGTCATTGGAACAGCATTTGGATTAAAAGAGGGTGAAACTTCTGAATTGATAGAAGGGAATGCCGGGGTTTATGCAGTTCAAGTCACAAAAAGGACAGATGCTACAGCACTGACCAGCTATCAAGCTGCAGCCAACAGAGTTGGACAAGCCAAAGAAAGTGCTGTAAACACACAGTTGTATAACGCTTTAAAAGATGCCGCAGAGATAGAAGACAATAGAGCTGTATTTTACTAG